The following coding sequences lie in one Pontibacter sp. G13 genomic window:
- a CDS encoding CPBP family intramembrane glutamic endopeptidase encodes MKQPSSILVSTVVILTFLVRYFLGDILGLFGASIPEFPYWPYTAISSYNLFWFAILGTVIYLMLRGNVLEHLGLFKGLGKGFLWAFIFTLPMAIGYALLGTFNTEYTLESFCQRALRAGIEEEIFYRGFLFGLLFRYGRWGFFPAAMVNAVVFSIGHLYQAHDPLSAAGVLGVTSLGACWFAWLYIEWDNNLWVPIFVHLLMNFFWAIFTIDNTAIGSTMGNVFRVATIALSIILTIRMAKKRGGLTITGRRWLKGPKEELVSAT; translated from the coding sequence ATGAAACAGCCTTCTAGCATACTCGTCTCCACAGTGGTCATCCTGACTTTCCTCGTCCGGTACTTTCTTGGAGACATTCTCGGCCTCTTCGGAGCGAGCATCCCTGAATTTCCCTATTGGCCATATACCGCTATCAGCAGCTACAATCTGTTTTGGTTTGCCATCTTGGGAACCGTCATTTACCTCATGTTGCGGGGCAATGTCCTAGAGCATCTCGGCCTCTTCAAGGGGCTCGGCAAAGGCTTCCTTTGGGCATTTATCTTCACGCTCCCGATGGCCATCGGATACGCACTTCTTGGAACGTTCAATACAGAATACACCTTGGAGTCCTTTTGTCAGCGAGCCCTACGAGCGGGAATCGAGGAGGAGATTTTCTACCGCGGATTTCTATTCGGCCTGCTATTCCGCTACGGACGTTGGGGCTTTTTTCCTGCTGCGATGGTCAATGCGGTGGTGTTTTCTATCGGCCACCTCTATCAGGCTCATGATCCGCTCAGTGCTGCTGGGGTACTCGGAGTCACCTCCCTGGGCGCTTGCTGGTTTGCCTGGCTCTACATCGAGTGGGACAACAACCTGTGGGTTCCAATTTTCGTGCACCTCCTGATGAATTTCTTCTGGGCCATCTTTACGATCGACAACACGGCTATTGGTAGCACCATGGGCAATGTTTTCCGAGTTGCTACGATTGCGCTCTCTATCATTCTGACGATTCGCATGGCCAAAAAACGTGGAGGCTTGACCATCACGGGCCGCCGTTGGCTCAAAGGTCCCAAGGAGGAACTGGTTTCTGCGACCTAA
- a CDS encoding amidohydrolase family protein: MLETLSFHRPMTKRTYIFCWLGCMLLSMQSFAQQADESKWDVNTPQRPTESVEFTTDEGTWMNVDISPDGKHIAFDMMGDIYLMPAEGGKATLLRGGTAYEVQPRFSPDGKQIAFTSDVGGGDNIWVMDLKGKNARQITKESFRLLNAPVWTPDGQYIIARKHFSSTRSLGAGAMWMYHVTGGSGTELVAKSNDQQDLNEPALSPDGRYLYYAEDVYPGGYFQYNKDPNSQIYVIKRYDRETGKKETFIGGQGGAHTPMVSHNGKKLAFIKRVRTKTVLYIHDFEKGTQRPIYDQLSKDQQEAWAIFGVYTKYNWTPDDQHIIIWSQGKIHKINVETGADEIIPFEAEATHEIQQALRFKQDIAPESFDAKVIRHAVTRPGGKELYFSAVGYLWKKKMPKGTPERITSWEGFYEFEPSFSEDGKTLLFTTWSDIEKGAIWKLDLTDQTAKPVKLTQKPGIFRSPKFSPDGTHVVYVKESGNDQQGHAYTTEPGIYTMMADGSTPVRLTQSGTHPQFSQNGKRIYFQTGGYLFGSLKKAFKSVNLQGEDERTHFTSKYSNQFALSPDNKWLAFTELFKVYVVPMPQAGKSIELSANTKVVPVRQLARDAGISLHWSADGQAVCWTLGDQYFTAPLSDYYGFLSQSDEEAKPQAEGVSIGLNLPMDKPQGLLALKGARIITVNTEDEVIENGVILIENNRIKAIGPSTEVVIPDDAEIMDVTGKTIMPGIVDVHAHLGAFRLGLNAQQNWNYFANLAYGVTTTHDPSANTEMVFSNAELVKAGRTVGPRVFSTGIILYGADGDFKAVINNLEDARSAIRRTKAYGAFSVKSYNQPRREQRQQVIQAASEEGIMVVPEGGSFFYHNMSMILDGHTGVEHNIPVYPVYKDVKEVWGASNTGYTPTLIVNYGSVNGEYYWYQHTDVWAKERLLSYTPRAIIDSRSRHRVMIPEEEYERGHILTSQSCKALADAGVKVNLGAHGQLQGLGAHWELWMFGQGGMSEMDAIRAATMNGAHYLGMDHDIGSLEAGKLADLVVMNENPLEDLQNTEHIEYTMVNGRMYEVETMNEVGLDKRQRGPFYWEQNEYSENFPWHESTQGFGQPKCGCGIH; the protein is encoded by the coding sequence ATGCTTGAAACCTTATCTTTCCATAGACCTATGACCAAACGAACCTATATTTTCTGCTGGTTGGGCTGCATGTTGCTTTCGATGCAAAGCTTTGCCCAGCAGGCAGATGAATCAAAATGGGACGTCAATACCCCCCAGCGCCCTACAGAGTCGGTGGAGTTTACCACGGATGAAGGAACTTGGATGAATGTGGACATTTCGCCAGATGGCAAGCACATTGCGTTCGATATGATGGGCGATATTTACCTCATGCCCGCCGAGGGTGGCAAAGCTACATTGCTTCGTGGTGGAACAGCCTATGAGGTTCAGCCGCGATTCTCCCCCGATGGAAAACAAATTGCCTTCACATCTGACGTGGGAGGTGGCGACAACATCTGGGTGATGGATCTCAAAGGCAAAAACGCCCGCCAAATCACCAAGGAGTCCTTCCGGTTGCTCAATGCGCCTGTATGGACGCCAGACGGTCAATATATTATCGCCCGAAAGCACTTCAGCTCTACGCGTTCTCTAGGAGCGGGTGCCATGTGGATGTATCATGTCACAGGGGGCTCCGGAACTGAGCTCGTAGCCAAATCCAACGACCAGCAGGATCTCAATGAACCTGCACTCTCCCCAGATGGTCGGTACCTGTACTATGCAGAAGATGTCTATCCGGGCGGATACTTCCAGTACAACAAGGACCCCAACAGCCAGATCTATGTGATCAAGCGTTATGATCGAGAAACTGGCAAGAAGGAAACCTTCATCGGGGGTCAAGGCGGAGCACATACGCCCATGGTCTCGCATAATGGCAAAAAACTGGCCTTCATCAAGCGAGTCAGAACCAAGACTGTCCTCTACATCCACGATTTCGAAAAAGGGACTCAGCGTCCGATCTATGACCAGCTGAGCAAAGACCAGCAGGAAGCATGGGCGATTTTCGGGGTGTACACCAAATACAACTGGACCCCAGACGACCAGCACATCATCATCTGGTCCCAAGGCAAAATCCACAAGATCAACGTCGAGACAGGTGCTGATGAGATCATCCCATTCGAAGCGGAAGCCACACACGAGATTCAGCAAGCACTGCGGTTCAAGCAGGATATCGCCCCCGAATCCTTTGATGCCAAAGTGATCCGCCATGCGGTCACGCGTCCGGGCGGCAAGGAACTCTACTTTTCCGCTGTCGGATATCTCTGGAAGAAAAAGATGCCCAAAGGCACGCCTGAGCGAATCACCAGCTGGGAAGGCTTCTATGAATTCGAGCCGTCCTTCTCGGAAGATGGCAAGACCCTCCTGTTCACCACTTGGAGCGATATTGAAAAAGGCGCTATCTGGAAGCTGGATCTGACCGATCAGACAGCCAAACCCGTGAAACTCACCCAAAAACCGGGTATTTTCCGAAGCCCCAAATTCTCCCCAGATGGCACCCATGTTGTCTATGTCAAGGAATCCGGCAACGATCAGCAGGGTCACGCCTACACCACCGAACCGGGGATCTACACCATGATGGCAGACGGATCTACGCCCGTGAGATTGACCCAGAGCGGCACACATCCCCAATTCAGCCAGAATGGCAAGCGGATCTATTTCCAGACTGGGGGATATCTCTTCGGATCACTCAAGAAGGCATTCAAGAGCGTGAATCTCCAAGGTGAGGACGAGCGCACACATTTCACGTCAAAATACTCCAATCAGTTTGCCCTGAGCCCGGACAACAAATGGTTGGCCTTCACGGAATTGTTCAAGGTGTATGTGGTGCCCATGCCACAGGCCGGAAAATCCATCGAGCTTTCTGCCAACACCAAGGTCGTGCCTGTGCGGCAACTGGCCAGGGATGCAGGGATCAGCCTGCATTGGTCAGCGGACGGACAGGCAGTATGCTGGACGCTCGGTGACCAATATTTCACCGCGCCGCTTTCTGACTACTATGGGTTCTTGTCTCAATCCGATGAGGAAGCCAAGCCCCAAGCTGAAGGAGTCTCCATTGGCCTGAATCTCCCCATGGACAAGCCTCAAGGCCTATTGGCACTGAAAGGCGCACGGATCATCACAGTCAATACGGAGGATGAAGTCATCGAAAATGGAGTCATCCTCATCGAAAACAACCGCATCAAAGCCATCGGTCCATCCACCGAGGTCGTTATTCCCGATGATGCGGAAATCATGGATGTCACAGGCAAAACCATCATGCCCGGCATCGTGGATGTGCATGCACATTTGGGCGCTTTCCGATTGGGACTGAATGCCCAGCAGAACTGGAACTATTTCGCCAATCTGGCCTATGGCGTAACGACCACCCATGACCCTTCCGCCAATACCGAAATGGTCTTTTCCAACGCAGAATTGGTGAAAGCGGGGCGTACGGTTGGACCGCGCGTATTCTCCACCGGAATCATCCTGTATGGGGCCGATGGGGACTTCAAGGCGGTCATCAACAACCTCGAAGATGCACGTTCTGCGATTCGCCGAACCAAGGCCTACGGGGCATTCAGCGTGAAGAGCTACAACCAGCCTCGTCGCGAACAACGCCAGCAAGTCATCCAAGCCGCCAGCGAGGAAGGCATCATGGTCGTTCCAGAGGGAGGTTCCTTCTTCTACCACAACATGTCGATGATTTTGGACGGTCACACAGGCGTCGAGCACAATATCCCAGTGTATCCGGTCTACAAGGATGTGAAAGAAGTTTGGGGCGCCAGCAATACCGGCTATACCCCTACCCTGATCGTGAATTACGGCAGTGTGAATGGCGAGTACTACTGGTACCAGCACACCGATGTCTGGGCCAAGGAGCGCCTACTTTCCTACACCCCTCGGGCCATCATCGATTCCCGTTCCCGTCACCGCGTCATGATTCCTGAGGAGGAATACGAGCGTGGCCATATCCTCACCTCACAGAGTTGCAAGGCGCTGGCAGATGCCGGTGTCAAAGTCAACCTCGGTGCCCACGGACAGCTTCAAGGACTGGGCGCGCATTGGGAGCTGTGGATGTTTGGCCAAGGTGGAATGAGCGAAATGGACGCCATCCGGGCCGCTACCATGAATGGCGCCCACTATCTCGGCATGGATCACGATATCGGCTCTTTGGAAGCGGGAAAATTGGCCGACTTGGTAGTGATGAATGAAAACCCCCTCGAAGATCTCCAGAACACGGAGCATATCGAGTACACCATGGTCAATGGCCGCATGTACGAGGTCGAAACCATGAATGAGGTCGGATTGGACAAGCGTCAACGCGGACCATTCTACTGGGAACAGAACGAGTACAGCGAGAACTTCCCCTGGCATGAATCCACCCAAGGATTTGGCCAGCCGAAGTGCGGATGCGGAATCCACTAA
- a CDS encoding LytTR family DNA-binding domain-containing protein has protein sequence MLSLFTRNIPFDHQHQRAKIGLWLGLSVFLILIIFQPYGTYEFRSEAKYLMLGGYGVLVFLGYVSFWEVALLWVNKDAWTFGKEVLALVLMVCFVATLSFVYHRLFFSIQDYSLGSYFGFLSRCASIAAIPVGFRLYNVWKSLPREIPQQEVEKVQQPIASPSVEPITLTGTNRTDTITCDPGDLRLIQSMDNYVEVWYRKGGDWKKTTLRNTMKELEKQVEALGFERVHRSALLRVDQLKSLKISGAKTMAHFREPGLPEVPISRSKVADIRTRLAEKT, from the coding sequence ATGCTTTCCCTATTTACCCGAAACATTCCATTCGATCATCAGCACCAACGCGCCAAAATCGGCCTTTGGCTCGGGCTATCTGTGTTTTTGATCCTAATCATTTTCCAGCCCTACGGGACCTATGAATTCCGCTCAGAAGCCAAGTATCTGATGCTTGGGGGCTATGGAGTATTGGTGTTTTTGGGCTATGTCTCTTTTTGGGAGGTGGCCTTGCTCTGGGTGAATAAGGATGCTTGGACGTTTGGCAAAGAAGTGCTTGCGCTGGTTTTGATGGTCTGTTTTGTGGCGACCTTGTCATTTGTGTATCATCGGCTGTTTTTTTCCATTCAGGATTATTCCCTCGGGAGCTATTTTGGCTTCCTAAGTCGCTGCGCTTCCATTGCGGCAATCCCCGTGGGGTTTAGATTGTACAATGTTTGGAAGAGTTTGCCCCGAGAGATTCCACAACAGGAAGTGGAGAAGGTGCAGCAGCCCATCGCTTCGCCCTCAGTTGAGCCCATCACACTCACCGGCACCAATCGGACGGATACCATCACATGCGACCCCGGGGATCTGAGATTGATCCAGAGCATGGACAACTACGTTGAAGTGTGGTACCGCAAGGGAGGAGACTGGAAGAAAACCACCCTGCGCAACACGATGAAAGAACTGGAGAAGCAGGTCGAAGCACTAGGGTTTGAGCGGGTGCATCGGAGCGCCTTGCTCAGGGTCGATCAGCTGAAATCCCTCAAAATTTCTGGTGCCAAGACCATGGCTCACTTTCGGGAGCCCGGTCTCCCCGAAGTCCCAATCTCCCGCAGCAAGGTAGCCGACATCCGAACCCGATTGGCCGAAAAGACCTGA